The Prinia subflava isolate CZ2003 ecotype Zambia chromosome 5, Cam_Psub_1.2, whole genome shotgun sequence genome window below encodes:
- the BRMS1L gene encoding breast cancer metastasis-suppressor 1-like protein, with protein MPVHSREKKENNHDEMEVDYGENEGSSSEEEETESSSVSEEGDSSEMDDEDCERRRMECLDEMSNLEKQFTDLKDQLYKERLSQVDAKLQEVIAGKAPEYLEPLAALQENMQIRTKVAGIYRELCLESVKNKYECEIQASRQHCESEKLLLYDTVQSELEEKIRRLEEDRHSIDITSELWNDELQSRKKRKDPFSPDKKKPVVVSGPYIVYMLQDLDILEDWTTIRKAMATLGPHRVKPEPPVKLEKHLHSARSEEGRLYYDGEWYGRGQTICIDKKDECPTSAIITTINHDEVWFKRPDGSKSKLYISQLQKGKYSIKHNHN; from the exons ATGCCGGTTCATTCCCgggagaagaaggagaataATCACGATGAGATGGAGGTGGACTACGGAGAGAAcgagggcagcagctctgaggaggaggagaccgAGAGCTCGTCCGTCTCCGAGGAGGGGGACAGCTCAG aAATGGATGATGAGGACTGTGAAAGAAGAAGAATGGAGTGTTTAGATGAAATGTCCAATCTTGAAAAGCAATTTACAGACCTTAAAGATCA ACTTTACAAAGAAAGATTAAGCCAAGTGGATGCAAAGCTACAAGAGGTCATAGCTGGAAAAGCACCTGAATATTTAGAACCATTGGCAGCTTTACAAGAAAATATGCAAATCCGAACCAAGGTGGCAG GTATCTATAGAGAGCTTTGCCTGGAATCTGTGAAGAACAAATATGAATGTGAAATTCAAGCCTCTCGACAGCACTGTGAG AGTGAGAAGCTTCTCTTGTATGATACTGTACAAAGTGAACTAGAAGAGAAGATTAGAAGACTTGAAGAGGACAGACACAGCATTGACATTACCTCAG AATTATGGAATGATGAGCTCCagtccaggaaaaaaaggaaggatcCATTCAGCCCAGATAAGAAGAAACCTGTTGTTGTATCAG GCCCTTATATAGTTTATATGTTGCAAGACCTTGATATACTTGAAGACTGGACAACAATAAGGAAG GCAATGGCTACGCTGGGGCCACACAGGGTAAAGCCAGAAC CACCTGTCAAATTAGAAAAGCATCTACATAGTGCTAGATCTGAAGAAGGAAGACTCTATTACGATGGCGAGTGGTATGGACGAGGGCAGACGATATGCATTGATAAGAAAGATGAATGTCCTACAAG TGCCATAATTACAACAATTAACCATGATGAGGTTTGGTTTAAAAGACCGGATGGAAGCAAGTCTAAGCTGTATATTTCTCagctacagaaaggaaaatattcaatAAAGCATAACCACAACTGA